The genomic region TTCCTCCCTCGCTTGACCGTAGGCAAATAATCCTATAGCGCTGGGCTCCGCGAAAATGGCGGAGTGTGGCCTTATGCGGCACAAGGATATCTGGCGGGGGATTGACCAGTTGGCGGCCCATCATGGGCTGACCCCTTCGGGCCTTGCGCGCCGGGCGGGGCTGGACCCGACGGCCTTCAACCCGTCGAAACGCGAAGGCGCCGATGGCCGCCCGCGCTGGCCGAGCACCGAGAGCCTCGCCCGCGTGCTGGACGCCGTCGGCTCCGGCTTTGACGATTTCGCCGCCCTGATCGATGGCCGCCGGGGTGCGACCGCGCCGCTGATCGGCTTCGCGCAGGCGGGCCGCGACGGCTATTTCGACGATGCGGGCTTTCCCGCGGGACAGGGCTGGGAAGAAGTGCGCTTCCCCGGCCTCGGCACGGAAACGGTCTACGCCCTCGAAATCAGCGGCGATTCCATGGAGCCAGCCTATCGCGCCGGGGACCGGATCATCGTTGCCCCCGGGGCAGAGGTGAAAAAGGGCGACCGGGTCGTGGCGAAAACCACGGGCGGCGAGGTGATGGCCAAGGTTCTGGAGCGGAAAAACAGCCGCGTTGTGGCGCTGGCGTCGCTGAATCCGGACTATCCGACCCGCGAGTTCAAACCGGGTGAAATCGCATGGATCGCGCGGATTTTATGGGCGAGCCAATAGAAATTATTGACACCCTTGTGACATCCGGTGCTTTGCAAAACCCCTAAAAGCGGGTGATTACGCCGCCATGACTGATAAGCCCATTGAAGAGCCGACACCGCAGGAATCCCTCGACCCGGAAAACTGGGACGAATTCCGCGCGCAGGCACGTCACATGCTGGATGCCGCCATCGACCGGCTGCAGGATGCGCGGCAGGGCCGCGTGTGGACCGAGCTGCCGGGCGAGATCAAGGACACGCTGAAGGCGCCGCTGCCCCGCGAGGGCTGGGGCGTGCCCGACGTGATGGGCCGGATGGAGGCGCTGCTGCCCTATGGCGCAGGCAATACCAATCCGCGCTTCTTCGGCTGGGTGCACGGTTCCGGCACGCCCGCGAACCTGCTGGCCGAGATTGCCGCCAGCGCCATGAACGCCAATGTCGGCGGGCGTGACCATGGCGCGATCTATGTCGAGAAACAGGTCGTCGCCTGGTGCCGGGAACTGTTCGAGTTTCCGGAAGACGCGAGCGGCATTGTCGTCTCGGGCACATCCGTCGCGACGATCATCGCGGTGAAAGTGGCGCGCGATGCGCGGCTGAACTTCCACAGCCGCAAGGAAGGCATCTGCGGGCATGGCCTCGTCGGCTACACCTCGACCGAGACGCATTCCTGCGTCGCGCGGGCGTTTGACCTCTTGGGCCTCGGCACGGACGCGCTGCGCAAGATCCCGGCGAACGACCGGTTCGAGATCGACATGGATGCCCTCAAGGCTGCCATCGCCGCCGACCGGGAAGCGGGCCTGACACCTTTCATCGTGATCGGCACGGCCGGCACGGTGAATGTCGGCGCGATCGACCCGCTGGACGAGCTGGCCGACCTCGCCGCCGAAGAAGACATGTGG from uncultured Hyphomonas sp. harbors:
- a CDS encoding helix-turn-helix transcriptional regulator, with the translated sequence MRHKDIWRGIDQLAAHHGLTPSGLARRAGLDPTAFNPSKREGADGRPRWPSTESLARVLDAVGSGFDDFAALIDGRRGATAPLIGFAQAGRDGYFDDAGFPAGQGWEEVRFPGLGTETVYALEISGDSMEPAYRAGDRIIVAPGAEVKKGDRVVAKTTGGEVMAKVLERKNSRVVALASLNPDYPTREFKPGEIAWIARILWASQ
- a CDS encoding pyridoxal-dependent decarboxylase, whose amino-acid sequence is MTDKPIEEPTPQESLDPENWDEFRAQARHMLDAAIDRLQDARQGRVWTELPGEIKDTLKAPLPREGWGVPDVMGRMEALLPYGAGNTNPRFFGWVHGSGTPANLLAEIAASAMNANVGGRDHGAIYVEKQVVAWCRELFEFPEDASGIVVSGTSVATIIAVKVARDARLNFHSRKEGICGHGLVGYTSTETHSCVARAFDLLGLGTDALRKIPANDRFEIDMDALKAAIAADREAGLTPFIVIGTAGTVNVGAIDPLDELADLAAEEDMWFHIDGAFGSLGVLSERIKGRLSGVKRADSLAFDFHKWLHVNYDAGFALIRDEKLHRAAFTDRPDYLTAKARGLAGGNPWPVEYGPELSRGFRALKVWAQIAEFGTDRLGRMIERNCYQASYLGEQVQKTPGLELLAPVALNICCFRYVEPGLSDAVLDAMNDEIVIQLQEQGSAAPSTTRLKGRLAIRVNITNHRTARADLDILLEEVQRIAASPEVAAVKEAALKDAG